Within the Tachysurus fulvidraco isolate hzauxx_2018 chromosome 3, HZAU_PFXX_2.0, whole genome shotgun sequence genome, the region GTATTGATTCTATATGAAGAACTGAGatgttcaacacacacacactttaccattaaatgaaaagaaattgagttataatgaacacacaaactaacaGGAGACTCAGATGTGGGTGTTTTAGATGTATGACCATGCAACCTCCTGATAGTTCGAAGTTCCAAGACACGCCACCTCATCCACCTGGCCCACACTTGTGTGTCTAGATGTGAGTGTTTAAATGCGAGTGTTTAATTGTGAGTGTTCAGTTGTGTATATGGatgtgagtgtttgttgtgATTGTTTAGTTGTGAGTGTTGAGATGTGTGTTTAGATGTCAGTGTTTAGTTGTGAGTGTTGAGATGAGTGTTTAGTTGCGAATATTGAGATATGTGTTTAATTGTGAGTGTTGAGATgtgagtgtttacatttacagcatttagcagacactcttatccagagtgacttacatttcaatttatacacctgagcaattgagggttaaggaccttgctcaggggccctgcagtagcaacttggtggacctgggattcgaaccaatagtcgaacaccctagcaaccactgagctaccacatcccacattgAGATGTGAGTGTTTAGTTGTGAGTGTTTAGTTGTGAGTGTTTAGTTGTGAGtgtacattgctctggataaaggcgtctgccaaatgctgtaaatgtgagtgTTTAGTTGTGATTGTTGAGATGTGAGTGTTTAGTTGTGATTGTTGAGATGTGAGTGTTTAGTTGTGAGTTGAGATGTGAGTGTTTAGTTGTGAGTGTTGAGATGTGtgttgagatgtgtgtgtagatgtgtgttgagtgtatagatgtgtgttgAGTGTATAGATGTGAGTGTTGAGATGTGAATGTTTAGTTGTGTGTTGAGATGTGATTGTATAGATGTAAGTGTATAGATGTGAATGTTGAGGTGTTTGAGTGCCTAGATGAGTGAACTCTAAAGCACTAGAACAGCAACCTGTGCAGAACCAGCACCAGGCCTCACTAGGTTTTTCACTAAAGTTccacatatttatatttctgtcttatcctTTTGTAACGTTATTTGGGTGAAAGTTAGCTCTAATGATCTGTTGGCCAGCACAACAAGGCTGCATTCAGTAAGATGGAAAAGGAAATGATCCCCACAGGAATGTGATTTGAATGAGCTGGAAGTGAAACTTATCTGTGGATATGTTCCACCACATCATACCCCAACACCACCCGCCTCTGCAGCAGGAGGAACTTTGAACGCGAGCTACAGAAGATGAACTTTTGAACTTTCTTTGTCTATTTTTTCGTCTCGTGCACGCGCCCGGAGTGGCTTTAGCGGTCGGGCACGCGCTCGCGCCGCCCCAGTCattgtgagcagtgtgtgtgtgtgtgtgtgtgtgtgtgtgtgtgtgtgtgtgtgtgtgtcagtgagagaaGGAACGGAAACTCTCCCTTTctactaataaataaacttaGCAGTGTGGATTCCTCAGGAAATTGATGTGATCATGTCTAAACCCAATTACACTGGAGTTTATCACTGGGTCTCTCAGGACAACTTTGAAGCCTATCTGGCTGCTTTAGGTGAGTGTGACGTCATAACGTTTCCTTTTAACGGTGACTGTTCGAATTCATCACTGTACTGCAGTGTTAAGTGGTTAACATTAACATCGTGTACTCATTAACCAACACAAATCTGTGATGCTCATTAATTCTGTATCACTCATTAACactcgtgtgtgtatgtatgtatgtatgtatgtatgtatgtatgtatgtatgtatgtgtgtgtatgtatttctatgtatgtgtgtgcatgtgtatatatgtatgtgtgtatgtatgtatgtatgtatgtatttgtgtatatgtgtgtgtttatgtatgtatgtatttgtgtgcatgtgtgtgtatatgtatgtatttatgtatgtatgtatgtatgtatttgtgtgtgtgtgtgtgtgtgtgtgtgtgtttatgtttatgttctgtaaagctgctttgagacaaagcccattgtaaaaagcgctatacaaataaacttgaattgaattgaattatatgtatgtgtatgtgcatgtgtgtgtatatgtgtatatactgtatttatgtatgtatgtatctatgtgtgtgtgtgttagatattAATATAGCGTTGAGGAAGGTGGTGTGTATGCTGAGACCCAGTAAACACATTGAACACGATGATAATTCCGGAAACATGAAGATTAAAACCGTCACAACGTTTAAGAACTTTGACATGGACTTCACTCTGGGACAGGAGTTCACTGAGGACCTGGGGCCCGTCGACGGCAGGAAGTGCCAGGTGAGAGAGCAGTACTTCTGCATTCACATCACAGCACCTGAACACAGATCATAAAGTACACCTTAAAGGTTCACATCATACTCGCGTGTCCTGATCACATCATATGCACACGTTCAAGCCAACTACAAACTaaaaacatggtgtgtgtgtgtgtgtgtgtgtagaccaCAGTGGACTGGGACGGTGATAAACTGTTGTGCAtacagaaaggagagaaagaaggacGAGGATGGACACATTGGCTCGAAGGAAACTTACTTCAcctggtaaaaaataaaacttttactaTCAACTCAGAATTATTCAGAAAATACTTATTATTTGTAGAAACAATACACGTTTAACAGGGAAACTGATCCGTTTAAAAGATGATCAAAAACTGAATGAAAGTTGAATAAACaaattctgagtgtgtgtgtgtgtgtgtgtgtgtgtgtgtgtgtgtgtgtgtgtgtgtgtgtgtgtgtgagagagagagagagagagaaaaccataaaaatgaaacattttcaggAGGAAAAAGTCTAAAACAAGAAAATCTCTCTACACTTCCCCTTTCTCCCTCTTGCCCTCTCTCGAcaccctccccccctccctccctcctcccctccctctccctccctccctccctcctcccctccctccccccctccccctccctccctccccctccctccccctccccccctctctccctccctctccctccctcccctccctctccctccctctctagGAGCTGCGTGTGAATAATGTTGTGGCTAAGCAGGTCTTCAAGAAAGCAGAATGAGCAGCTGGTTTCTGGGACAATGAGCCCAAAGCACTGTGGGAAAACTGGGAGAGCCGACCAGCCAATCAGCAGATGctattaactcttttttttctaatggtTATTTTAATGAGTTTAATTCAGTCTAACATGCTAACACTAAGGATAAATTTGAGTACATTTTCATCAGAGCTGTAGGTCTCTAGCTTGTCCACTGAAGAGCAGAAGAGTgctggtttgtgtttgtgtgtgtgtgtgtgtgtgtgtgtgtgtgttctctttcACAGTGCATTAGAAAGTTTTAATACTTTAATGTACTACAAGAATAAACCGATGAGATTTACATGGCCgttaaatgtttttgtcaagttctttgttttgtttgtttatttgatgtTTCTATACTGATATGGCTGAAGCAGTTTTGGGATCTGATGtggtttgggggtggggctatgTACAAACACTGTGACGTCACTCAATAGATTCCCCAGCTTTGGACCAATCACGTTTTAAAGGTAATAATCTGTTGAAGGTTTCCCTTGGACCAGCAACATGTGGTTGTTTAGTAACAGGTGATGGCATCACTCAGGTAGGGATACAGGTGCAGATGTAACTGCTTTAAGCTCTTACTGACACACATATTAaactaaatacacacaatgtCATGCTGCAGAGAAATGTATCTGGACAGGATGTAGGCAAGGGTTTAGAAGGTATAAAAGCatgtaggtaggtaggtatTAAATGACTAATCACCACTTGGGGGCAGTGTCTGATGTTTTGAGCTGTTGTGATGGGGTGAGTGAAGAAG harbors:
- the rbp5 gene encoding retinol-binding protein 5, producing the protein MSKPNYTGVYHWVSQDNFEAYLAALDINIALRKVVCMLRPSKHIEHDDNSGNMKIKTVTTFKNFDMDFTLGQEFTEDLGPVDGRKCQTTVDWDGDKLLCIQKGEKEGRGWTHWLEGNLLHLELRVNNVVAKQVFKKAE